In the Apodemus sylvaticus chromosome 3, mApoSyl1.1, whole genome shotgun sequence genome, ACCCTCCCGTCCCGAGGCTCACCGCCCACCTCTGGATCgttctgtcttttcttccccctcAGTGTGCCCAGTAAAGGTTGTGGAAGGGAAAAAATTCAATGACTTAAAGAATGTAAGCTAGCTTTACTGGAAACGATGGCAAGAATCAGAAAAAGCTGAAAGGGGAGACAAGCACACGGGCAGGCAGACAGAACTGAAACGCTTTCCAGAATTACCAGCAACATAGGAACAGCTCAACACTGCTCCAGTGGAAGATGCTACGAGCTCTCAGCTAGTCGGATGTCTGGGTGGTGCTGTCCAGCCCTTTGGcacaactcactatgtagccatcaaactgcctctctctcctccatgaccCCATAGTTTGTGATTAGGCCCCTGGCTCTTTGGCTCTTCCCCTCCTGTCGGGCCGTCTCTGTTCTCCTAAGCAGACCTAGCCAATCCCTGAGCTGTAAAATGAGCAATACTACAAGAAAAGTAATACCAAAGGCTGCTTTGTAGTTCCTGGTCCAGCAACTGCAGAGAAAGGTTCTCCTCCTTGTCCTGGAACACACAGCACTCACCCCATGCCCCAAAAGAACTGCTTAGTCCAAAAGATGGAGAAGATGAGCAGCAGGGTGACACTGAGGATGACAGCCATCAGATAGGCAAAGATCCGGAAGTGAGGGTTGCGGACACACTCTCTGAGAGAGTAGTGGCTGGGGATGGGCACTGGCCTGGTGTCAGGGGCTGTGTCCTGGGGGAGCCCAGTCTGGCTCCCAGGCTCAGGGCCAAGGTCCAGGGTGTAGACCCGAGGCTGACGCAGGAAGTAGCGGTTCTTGGGCTGGTCCTTGAGACAGAGCTGGTGGCCCTCGAGGATGACATGGTGGGGCTCCAAGCGGAGCAGGGTCAGCATGGCAGTGTCTGTAGGCAAGT is a window encoding:
- the Rnf183 gene encoding E3 ubiquitin-protein ligase RNF183, which gives rise to MSEPQGQELRAECPVCWNPFNNTFHTPKVLDCCHSFCVECLAHLSLVTPARRRLLCPLCRQPTVLASGQPVTDLPTDTAMLTLLRLEPHHVILEGHQLCLKDQPKNRYFLRQPRVYTLDLGPEPGSQTGLPQDTAPDTRPVPIPSHYSLRECVRNPHFRIFAYLMAVILSVTLLLIFSIFWTKQFFWGMG